A portion of the Bombina bombina isolate aBomBom1 chromosome 9, aBomBom1.pri, whole genome shotgun sequence genome contains these proteins:
- the LOC128639491 gene encoding keratin-associated protein 5-5-like gives MSGVKGGHCHQKTQCQDPCKDPCQKQSACHDPCQKQSACQDPCHPVQHCHEQNPCGKKKDPCNPCCPDPCQSQGKHH, from the exons ATGTCTGGAGTCAAAGGAGGACATTGTCACCAGAAGACCCAGTGCCAGGATCCCTGCAAAGATCCCTGCCAGAAGCAGAGTGCTTGCCATGATCCTTGCCAAAAGCAGAGCGCCTGCCAGGACC CATGCCATCCAGTACAGCATTGTCATGAGCAGAACCCTTGTGGAAAGAAAAAAG ATCCATGCAATCCCTGCTGCCCAGATCCTTGCCAGAGCCAAGGGAAACATCACTGA
- the LOC128639492 gene encoding sperm-specific protein Don juan-like: MSGVKGGHCHQKTQCQDPCKDPCQKQSVCQDPCQKQSACHDPCKPVQHCQNQSTCVQKKDPCHPDPCQSQAKHC, translated from the exons ATGTCTGGAGTTAAAGGAGGACATTGTCACCAGAAGACCCAGTGCCAGGATCCCTGCAAGGACCCCTGCCAGAAGCAGAGCGTGTGCCAAGATCCTTGCCAGAAGCAGAGCGCCTGCCATGACC CATGCAAACCTGTGCAGCATTGCCAGAACCAGAGCACTTGTGTGCAgaaaaaag ACCCTTGCCACCCTGATCCTTGCCAGAGCCAAGCGAAGCATTGCTAA